The following are from one region of the Deltaproteobacteria bacterium genome:
- a CDS encoding Ig-like domain repeat protein has translation MFTANKPGNYTITATYSPAADSIHAGSSGADTVMVTRRSTMTTVDCTPPTVPAGVSTTCTATVTDNDTGTPITPSGTVTFASSGSGTFSPAASCTLTGAGAAATCSVTYTPAPVGGNATQTITATYGGDQTHLGSSGATNIVVLALPGKVTGGGQVDLDGGGRASFGFVVQRQTIGGLATGELEYHNHANRVNVHSLGMLTLLIVDNTATFTGSCRVNNTTPCTFTVTVQDNGEPGSRGPNKDKFSITVFATPAEMVTLRDLRAGNIKIHNSEFDSDSLVVAAAEGVFPSGASLNGVRLDGLQVGKGIITSADRSARGDFQTVLLGTSILGQPQKISVEGPASSGSRNADGSVNFAGLSSVDMGDGTAPLTGVPFSVTATTQGLTLTLGLTVLPTATLTAGHITIK, from the coding sequence ATGTTCACCGCGAACAAGCCCGGCAACTACACCATCACGGCCACTTACAGTCCCGCCGCAGACTCGATCCATGCCGGCAGCAGCGGCGCCGATACGGTGATGGTGACCAGGCGCTCGACGATGACGACCGTCGACTGCACGCCACCGACGGTCCCGGCAGGTGTCTCGACGACCTGCACCGCGACCGTAACAGATAACGACACGGGCACTCCGATCACCCCCAGCGGCACGGTCACCTTCGCGAGCAGCGGCAGCGGCACCTTCAGTCCGGCGGCGAGCTGCACGCTGACCGGGGCGGGGGCGGCGGCCACTTGTTCCGTGACATACACGCCCGCCCCCGTCGGCGGTAACGCGACGCAGACCATCACCGCAACGTACGGAGGAGACCAGACGCACCTGGGCAGCAGTGGCGCGACGAACATCGTCGTCCTTGCCCTGCCCGGCAAGGTGACCGGCGGCGGTCAGGTCGATTTGGATGGGGGAGGCAGGGCGAGCTTTGGCTTCGTGGTGCAGCGACAGACGATCGGGGGCCTCGCGACAGGCGAGCTCGAATACCACAATCATGCCAATCGCGTGAACGTCCACAGCCTCGGCATGCTCACGCTCCTGATCGTCGACAACACGGCGACGTTCACGGGGAGCTGCCGCGTGAACAACACGACGCCTTGCACGTTCACCGTGACGGTACAGGACAACGGCGAGCCGGGGAGCCGAGGCCCCAACAAGGACAAGTTCTCCATCACGGTTTTCGCGACTCCGGCTGAGATGGTGACCCTCAGGGACCTTCGCGCCGGGAACATCAAGATTCACAATTCTGAATTCGACAGCGACTCGCTTGTCGTTGCTGCCGCCGAAGGGGTCTTCCCAAGCGGCGCCTCGCTCAACGGAGTCCGTCTCGATGGCCTGCAAGTCGGAAAGGGAATCATCACCTCAGCGGACCGGTCGGCAAGAGGAGACTTCCAGACGGTCCTGCTGGGCACCTCGATCCTTGGCCAGCCGCAGAAAATCAGCGTCGAAGGCCCCGCCAGCAGCGGCTCCAGGAACGCCGATGGCAGCGTGAACTTCGCCGGCCTCAGCAGCGTCGACATGGGCGATGGCACCGCTCCCCTCACCGGGGTCCCCTTCAGTGTCACGGCCACGACGCAGGGACTCACCCTGACTCTCGGCCTGACAGTGTTGCCGACGGCCACGCTCACCGCGGGGCACATTACGATCAAGTAG
- a CDS encoding DUF1211 domain-containing protein produces the protein MLRAATPERLSAFSDGVFAVLITVLVLDLRPPELPAFKALLLRWPTWLSYAVSYLFIAIVWANHHHLILYATKTTPRLMWFNFAHLFSVSLLPLSTAWMAVSELAPQPVSFYAAVFFLVNATYILLIRELIDCSPVADVPTKVRTIMRVRSMATLCLFGVAAVVALKYPLVGLGICVCCLVVYLKPEAPGAETRRISRSPLLSPPSRGR, from the coding sequence ATGCTTCGCGCAGCGACCCCGGAGCGGTTGAGCGCGTTCTCAGACGGGGTCTTTGCCGTCCTGATCACCGTCTTGGTCTTGGATCTGCGCCCGCCAGAGCTACCCGCCTTCAAGGCGCTCCTGCTGCGCTGGCCTACATGGCTGAGCTACGCAGTCAGCTACCTCTTCATCGCAATTGTCTGGGCTAATCACCATCATCTCATTCTCTACGCGACAAAGACGACGCCGCGCCTGATGTGGTTCAATTTCGCGCATCTGTTTTCCGTGTCGCTGCTTCCGCTCTCCACCGCGTGGATGGCCGTGAGCGAATTGGCGCCCCAGCCGGTTTCCTTCTATGCGGCGGTCTTCTTCCTGGTGAACGCGACCTACATACTTCTGATCCGGGAGCTTATCGACTGCAGTCCTGTCGCTGACGTACCGACGAAGGTGCGCACGATCATGCGCGTCCGATCGATGGCGACCCTGTGCCTTTTCGGAGTCGCCGCGGTCGTAGCGCTGAAATATCCTCTGGTTGGATTAGGGATTTGTGTTTGTTGCCTAGTCGTTTATCTGAAACCCGAGGCTCCAGGAGCGGAAACTCGAAGAATATCTCGTTCGCCTCTTCTCTCGCCCCCTTCCCGTGGACGATGA
- a CDS encoding MOSC domain-containing protein produces the protein MAPETAKVLSVNVGGVRKFDYHGRPAQSAIWKSPVSGRVAARGVNLAGDRQADLEAHGGFDKAVYAYSVEDQRWWEGEIGRPLSYGEFGENLTTEGMELNDALVGERWQIGSAVFEVSEPRIPCWRLGVRMNDETFPRRFSKALRPGTYLRIVVEGDVGAGDEIRVMAKPDHDLTIRDVFRIYTRDRDEVPRLLAIPQLSESWRGWAEHLSRRQPKSDP, from the coding sequence ATGGCACCTGAAACCGCAAAGGTCCTCTCGGTCAACGTCGGTGGCGTGCGCAAGTTCGATTACCACGGCCGGCCCGCCCAGAGCGCGATCTGGAAGTCACCGGTGAGCGGACGGGTCGCGGCTCGGGGCGTCAATCTCGCGGGCGATCGCCAAGCGGACCTCGAGGCACACGGCGGCTTCGACAAGGCCGTCTATGCGTATTCGGTGGAGGACCAACGCTGGTGGGAAGGGGAGATCGGCCGCCCGCTATCTTACGGCGAGTTCGGAGAGAACCTGACCACGGAAGGGATGGAGCTCAACGACGCGCTCGTCGGCGAGCGTTGGCAGATCGGGAGCGCGGTTTTCGAGGTTTCCGAGCCGCGAATCCCTTGTTGGCGGCTCGGAGTCCGGATGAACGACGAAACGTTTCCACGCCGCTTCAGCAAGGCGTTGCGACCCGGTACCTATCTCAGAATCGTCGTCGAGGGCGATGTGGGCGCCGGAGACGAGATCCGAGTCATGGCGAAGCCTGATCACGACCTCACCATCCGAGATGTCTTTCGTATCTATACGCGCGATCGTGATGAGGTGCCGCGGCTGCTTGCGATTCCGCAGTTGTCCGAGAGTTGGAGAGGATGGGCAGAGCATTTGTCTAGACGGCAGCCCAAATCCGATCCGTGA
- a CDS encoding helix-turn-helix domain-containing protein: MRWLEARGGLFRGSCACNRHIRAAHRRALEAPAGSGTCGPRLRRPDEPVPASSSASQPLATTRDEAGADSRDSQVFAPFTEDSADRLRTLLTVNEVAVYLHVCTKAVYRLCALGELRHIRALNAIRIAPSDVDALVFAHRI; encoded by the coding sequence TTGCGCTGGCTCGAGGCGCGTGGCGGATTGTTTCGCGGATCATGCGCCTGCAATCGCCATATCCGTGCAGCCCATCGCCGCGCGTTGGAGGCGCCCGCCGGCAGTGGAACCTGCGGCCCGCGGCTTCGAAGGCCGGACGAGCCGGTTCCAGCGAGTAGCAGCGCTTCGCAACCTCTCGCAACTACTCGGGATGAGGCGGGCGCGGATTCCAGGGATTCGCAGGTTTTCGCACCGTTCACCGAGGATTCTGCGGACAGGTTGCGGACGCTGCTGACGGTCAACGAGGTCGCTGTATACCTCCACGTATGCACCAAGGCGGTGTACAGGCTCTGCGCGCTCGGTGAATTGCGACACATCCGCGCGCTCAACGCCATCAGGATCGCTCCATCGGACGTCGATGCACTCGTATTCGCCCACCGGATTTGA
- a CDS encoding DHA2 family efflux MFS transporter permease subunit yields MTPSSSAWRTLALTSVAVFVVSLDGTVLFVAFPAIRATFARVSAAQLSWVLNAYTIVFGALLVPSGRIADRVGRKRTFLLGLALFSAASALCGLAPSAGALIAARALQAVGAALLLPSSLAVVLHAFVVARRASAVALWGAVGALAAAIGPSLGSLIIQSWGWRWVFYINVPVGIAAVVRGKSLLLESRDEAARELPDALGIVLLIASVALFALAIVEGAGWGLSGPRTLASLAGGALLFVCFVLRSRTAASPAVDLSLFSNPTYRLANMATFAFAIAFTAMFFNFVFFLTQRWAYTLFQAGLAITPGPLVVIPVAIVAGRIADLRGHRAVLVSGGLVFALGGALLYSAIESPPDFLRTWLPRALVTGTGVGLVLPSLSGAAVHGLPPGRLALGSAINQAVRQLGSVIGVGLVIALLGRADPSGEIAAFRSIAAILVAGGVLTSLLCLGVRTGPRAAPLVPMLPGAAP; encoded by the coding sequence ATGACGCCTTCTTCTTCAGCCTGGCGGACGCTCGCCCTCACCAGCGTGGCGGTGTTCGTCGTCTCCCTCGACGGCACGGTTCTCTTCGTCGCCTTCCCTGCGATCCGCGCGACGTTCGCGCGGGTTTCCGCGGCCCAGCTCTCCTGGGTCCTCAACGCGTACACGATCGTGTTCGGCGCCCTGCTGGTGCCGTCGGGACGCATCGCCGATCGCGTCGGGCGCAAGCGGACCTTCCTTCTCGGCCTCGCGCTCTTCAGCGCCGCCTCCGCGCTCTGCGGCCTCGCACCGTCGGCTGGGGCGCTGATCGCGGCGCGCGCGCTGCAGGCCGTCGGCGCCGCGCTCCTGCTTCCTTCTTCGCTCGCGGTCGTGCTGCATGCCTTCGTGGTCGCGCGCCGTGCAAGCGCAGTCGCCCTCTGGGGCGCGGTGGGCGCGCTGGCCGCCGCGATCGGACCCTCGCTGGGGTCGCTCATCATCCAGTCCTGGGGCTGGCGGTGGGTCTTCTACATCAACGTCCCGGTCGGCATCGCCGCGGTGGTCCGCGGCAAGAGCCTGCTCCTCGAGTCGCGCGACGAAGCGGCGCGCGAGCTGCCCGATGCGCTCGGCATCGTCCTGCTCATCGCCAGCGTGGCGCTGTTCGCGCTCGCCATCGTCGAGGGAGCGGGCTGGGGGCTCTCCGGTCCGCGCACCCTCGCCAGCTTGGCTGGAGGAGCTTTGCTGTTTGTGTGTTTCGTCCTTCGGTCCCGGACAGCAGCGTCGCCCGCCGTGGATCTGAGCCTGTTTTCGAATCCCACGTACCGCCTCGCGAACATGGCGACGTTCGCATTTGCCATCGCGTTCACCGCCATGTTCTTCAACTTCGTCTTCTTCCTTACGCAAAGGTGGGCATACACGCTCTTCCAGGCGGGCCTCGCGATCACGCCAGGACCGCTGGTCGTGATCCCTGTCGCCATCGTCGCCGGCCGCATCGCCGACCTCCGCGGACATCGGGCGGTGCTCGTCTCGGGCGGCCTCGTCTTCGCCCTGGGGGGAGCGCTCCTGTACTCGGCCATCGAGTCGCCACCCGACTTCCTCCGCACCTGGCTCCCGAGGGCGCTGGTGACCGGAACGGGGGTCGGTCTCGTCCTGCCCTCGTTGAGCGGCGCGGCCGTCCACGGCCTCCCGCCGGGACGGCTCGCCCTCGGCAGCGCCATCAACCAAGCCGTGCGCCAGCTCGGCTCGGTGATCGGGGTCGGGCTCGTCATCGCTCTGCTCGGCCGCGCCGATCCGTCGGGCGAGATCGCGGCGTTCAGGAGCATCGCGGCGATCCTCGTCGCCGGGGGAGTGCTCACCTCGCTTCTGTGCCTCGGCGTCAGGACCGGCCCGCGCGCGGCGCCGCTTGTCCCGATGCTGCCCGGGGCCGCGCCGTAG